ATTTACCTATTAAGACATATAAACTGTTGACAATAAAGCTCCTATATAGTATGTTTTTAATAAACTACTATATAGGAGCTTTTGTATGGAAATGAATGGAGGATTTCTTGTCACCAAAATAAAACAGCTTGGAGACCGGATTTTCGAGAAGATTCTCAGTGAAAAGAATATTGATGCGTTTAATGGAGCCCAGGGGCGTATTCTTTATGTGCTTTGGCAGGAGGATGGTATCTCAATCAGGTCACTCTCGACTAAATGCGGATTAGCGATAACATCTCTTACTACGATGCTGGAAAGAATGGAAAATCAAGGGTTGATAAGCCGTGTTCAGTCTGAAACGGACAAAAGGAAAACACTCCTGTTTCTGACTGAGAAAGCACATGCCTTAAAGGGCGAGTACGATTCTGTATCTGATGAGATGGGCAGTATTTACTACAAAGGTTTTTCAGAGGAAGAAATTACCCGGTTTGAGGAATGCCTCGACCGCATCAGAAAGAATCTTGAGGAGTGGCAGAAGTCATGAGTATTTGTATCAAAGATCAGATTCAGAACATGAATATCGTCATTGGCTGCACAGTGGGGTGTGCATATTGCTATGCCCGCAACAACGTGAAACGCTGGCATATGATAGATGATTTCGCTGACCCTGAATTCTTTCCGGGTAAGCTCAAGATGATGGAAAAGAAACGTCCGCAGAACTTTCTTCTTACCGGCATGAGCAATCTCTCCGGATGGAAGTCGGAATGGATAGACGAGGTATTTGCAAAGATCCGTGAAAATCCACAGCATCAGTTCCTGTTCCTTACCAAGCGACCTGATTTGCTGGATTTTGATACCGATCTGGAAAACGCATGGTTTGGCGTTACGGTGACGAGGAAAGCAGAACTGTGGCGTATTGACGCCCTTCGGAAAAACGTCAGAGCAAAACATTACCATGTTACCTTTGAGCCGTTATTCGATGATCCTGGCATAGTTGACCTTTCTGGAATCAATTGGATCGTTGTCGGCACCATGACCGGAGCTCAGAGCAGGAAGATTCATACGGAGCCGGAATGTGCATGGTCTCTGACGGACCAGGCACATAAGCTCGGCATTCCGGTGTTTATGAAGGAAGACCTTGTCCCTATCATAGGGGACGAAAATATGATTCAGGAAATGCCGGAAGAATTTAATAAAGTGTTAGAGGTACAGAAATCATGGAAGAAGTAATAAATGGAATCCTCATTCGTGAGGTGGAAACAAAGAACATCATGACTAAGTCTAGTCTGCCGGTAGGCGGTTACTCGGTCAATCCCTATGTGGGCTGTACACATGCCTGCAAGTATTGCTATGCTTCTTTTATGAAGCGCTTTACCGGGCACAAGGAGGAATGGGGCACTTTCCTTGATGTGAAGCATTGGACGGAAATTAAAAATCCGAAGAAATATGCCGGACAGCGGGTGGTCATCGGTTCTGTGACAGATGGCTACAATCCACAGGAGGAGCAATTCGGGAATACCAGAAAACTTCTGGAGCAGCTGATCGGCAGTGACGCAGATATTCTGATCTGCACAAAGTCGGATCTTGTGGTACGGGATATTGATTTGCTGAAGAAGCTTGGACGTGTAACCGTTTCATGGTCGATCAACACACTAGATGAAAATTTCAAGAACGATATGGATTCTGCTTCGAGCATTGAGCACCGTATCGCTGCTATGAAGCAGGTATATGAGGCAGGTATCCGTACAGTCTGTTTCGTATCCCCGGTATTCCCCGGTATCACGGATTTTGAAGCAATCTTTGAGCGGGTAAAGGATCAGTGCGATCTGTTTTGGCTCGAAAATCTCAATCTTCGAGGCGGTTTCAAAAAGACAATTATGGATTATATCGCCGAAAAATATCCTGATCTTGTACCACTTTACGACGAGATCTATAACAAGCATAACCGCAGCTACTTTGAAGCACTTGAAGTAAAAGCTGAGAAAATGGCTAAGAAGTATGATTGTGCCTTTGTGGATAATGAAATGCCTTATGGCAGAGTCCCGCAGGGGCATCCGGTGATCGTAGATTATTTCTATCATGAGGAAATCCGTGGAACAGAGAATACCGGAAAAAGAAATCGCTAACTTCAAGTTTGTAGAATTCAAAAATTTAATATGAAATGTGAGATAGAGCGTATGGAATAATCTATACGTTCTATTTTTGCCTTTTTGAAAAAAAGTGATTAAAAAACTATTGACATTTTGTTAAAGGTTTTTAACTTCCCTGATTTTAAAATAATACCGATCAATAATATCCTGCAATGTAATGGATTTCATTTTATCATCTACTATATTTTGAATTTCATGATAGAAGTCCCCAATAGCGAATTGAATGTTGATACCGATTCCACAATCCGGATTGGTATCTGTGTCCAGGTGAAGCAGCGGCTTATCGCCCTCTACGGCTCGGTAGATGTCATACATATTGATTTTATCTGCCGATTTTGCAAGAGCGGCATTCGCATGACCTTGTGTGTTGACAACAATGCCTGCATTTTTCAGGGTTGCCATAAGCTGTCTGACATAAGCCGGGTTTGTCTTGATACTTTCTGCAATTTTTGTGCTGGAGAGTTGTTCGTCATCTCCAAGAGCAATAAATATAAGAATATGAATAGTGTCACTAAGCTTTGTGGAATATTTCATTTGTCACCTCAAATTTTCTTCTTGCAATTTTAAAATTTACATGATAATATAATTTCAATGCTTGCTGTAAATTTAATTTTAACAAGTAAAAAAATAAAAGTCAAGCAAAATAAAAAGTGTGGAATCTGATATAAAAAGGAGATAAAGTGGTGTATGCAAAAAGAGGAACAAGTCAGTTTTCTGGCAGAAAAAATCCGTCAGGCAGATGCAGTTTTGATAGGCGGTGGTTCTGGTCTTTCCAGTGCGGCGGGATATAACCATTATCATTGGCTA
This Ruminococcus hominis DNA region includes the following protein-coding sequences:
- a CDS encoding radical SAM mobile pair system MarR family transcriptional regulator, with the translated sequence MEMNGGFLVTKIKQLGDRIFEKILSEKNIDAFNGAQGRILYVLWQEDGISIRSLSTKCGLAITSLTTMLERMENQGLISRVQSETDKRKTLLFLTEKAHALKGEYDSVSDEMGSIYYKGFSEEEITRFEECLDRIRKNLEEWQKS
- a CDS encoding radical SAM mobile pair protein A, which codes for MSICIKDQIQNMNIVIGCTVGCAYCYARNNVKRWHMIDDFADPEFFPGKLKMMEKKRPQNFLLTGMSNLSGWKSEWIDEVFAKIRENPQHQFLFLTKRPDLLDFDTDLENAWFGVTVTRKAELWRIDALRKNVRAKHYHVTFEPLFDDPGIVDLSGINWIVVGTMTGAQSRKIHTEPECAWSLTDQAHKLGIPVFMKEDLVPIIGDENMIQEMPEEFNKVLEVQKSWKK
- a CDS encoding radical SAM mobile pair protein B, whose product is MEEVINGILIREVETKNIMTKSSLPVGGYSVNPYVGCTHACKYCYASFMKRFTGHKEEWGTFLDVKHWTEIKNPKKYAGQRVVIGSVTDGYNPQEEQFGNTRKLLEQLIGSDADILICTKSDLVVRDIDLLKKLGRVTVSWSINTLDENFKNDMDSASSIEHRIAAMKQVYEAGIRTVCFVSPVFPGITDFEAIFERVKDQCDLFWLENLNLRGGFKKTIMDYIAEKYPDLVPLYDEIYNKHNRSYFEALEVKAEKMAKKYDCAFVDNEMPYGRVPQGHPVIVDYFYHEEIRGTENTGKRNR
- a CDS encoding Rrf2 family transcriptional regulator, whose protein sequence is MKYSTKLSDTIHILIFIALGDDEQLSSTKIAESIKTNPAYVRQLMATLKNAGIVVNTQGHANAALAKSADKINMYDIYRAVEGDKPLLHLDTDTNPDCGIGINIQFAIGDFYHEIQNIVDDKMKSITLQDIIDRYYFKIREVKNL